A stretch of DNA from Methylobacterium sp. CB376:
TCGGGCCTCGCCATCAGGATGCCCTGCGCATGGGCGGCCGCCTCGGGCATGGTCGCGCTCCCGCTCGTCCCGCTGCCGCGATCCCGGCGCACGCGCCCGATCGCATGTCATCAAAGCAAGATCGGCGGCCGCTGTTCCTGGATTTTTGGCGTGAAGGGTGATCCGGACCGCGATTGATCTGCGTGAATTGCCGGCGGAACGGCCGCAACGGCGCGGCGCGTGGAGGATGGACTGTGGCTCTGCTGATCCGGAACAGGAGGCCGGGTGACCCGTTGGTCAGGGCGGGTGCCGCGGGCCGCGACGGCCGGGGACCCGACCCGCTCCTTCCCTCAGGCGAGAGTGTCATGACGCAGACGAAACCGGAGCCGCGGCCCAACCTGAAGAGCTTCGACGCCTACGCGGACCGCAACGGCCAGGATTTCGGCCAGGACAGCCCGCTCGACGTGGCGAACCCGGAGGACCTGCAGCGGCGCATGAACGAGGAGCCCGACTGGGAGGCGGAGGTGGTCCGCATCGCCTCCGACCGGGCGCGCCTCGACGCCGTGTCGGGCGGCAGCGTCGGGACGGTCGAGGCGACCGAGGCGGAGACGCCGCCGGAAAATCTGAGGAAGCTCTCCGACCCCAGCTCGCGCGGCTGAGGCGGAAGCGGCCCTCGGCGCCCGGGCGCCGAGGGCCTCTCGCGTGGTGGAGGGCCGAGGCGCGGCCTCAGCGGCGGCGCCCGAGGCCGCTCGCCTTGGCGAGCTCGGAGCGCTGCGCCGCGTAGTTCGCCGCCACCATCGGGTAGTCGGGCGGGAGGCCCCACTTGTCCCGGTACTGCTCGGGCGTGAGCCCCCGCGTGCTCAGGTGACGCTTCAGGGACTTGTAGGGCCGGCCGTCCTCCAGCGAGATGATCGCGTCCGGCGTCACCGTCCTCTTGATCGGGATCGGCGGGACCGGCCGCTCGGGCTCGGGAGCCGGCGGCTGCCCGAGCCGCCCGAGCTGGTCGTAGACGGCCTGGATCAGGGCCGGCAGTTCGGCCACCGGGACACTGTTGTGGGAGACGTAGGCC
This window harbors:
- a CDS encoding MucR family transcriptional regulator, whose translation is MSDEYATELDPITMAADIIAAYVSHNSVPVAELPALIQAVYDQLGRLGQPPAPEPERPVPPIPIKRTVTPDAIISLEDGRPYKSLKRHLSTRGLTPEQYRDKWGLPPDYPMVAANYAAQRSELAKASGLGRRR